Proteins from one Niallia circulans genomic window:
- a CDS encoding Parvovirus coat protein VP1-like protein: MKRTKRNRGFCLPGGYRYCGPGCSGPGAPINYVDSCCKRHDDCVARYGSSCRCDKQLIECVHRKTSERTHEGSTARLISGFMKLRTDVKCPKQKRSHRSR; encoded by the coding sequence ATGAAAAGGACGAAACGAAACAGAGGGTTTTGCCTGCCAGGAGGCTATCGGTATTGCGGACCTGGCTGCAGTGGTCCTGGTGCGCCAATAAACTATGTCGATTCATGCTGCAAGCGCCATGACGACTGTGTAGCACGATATGGATCTAGTTGCCGATGTGATAAGCAGTTAATCGAATGTGTTCACAGGAAAACGAGTGAACGGACGCACGAAGGCAGTACAGCAAGACTTATTTCTGGCTTTATGAAACTGCGAACAGATGTGAAATGTCCAAAACAAAAAAGGTCCCATCGCAGCAGGTAA
- a CDS encoding M50 family metallopeptidase, with amino-acid sequence MTLTSFLIYLLAAIVLLHIPVLGKYVAVIQTLIHEIGHGLMAIICGGKVKKIHLFANTEGLAFTMHANWFSRFVTTLSGYVFASAFSFFSIWMITIGAYRMLLFIYVGLCLTALVLWIRNLYGFIWIVCASSIFLWLSIYGSALLKVHVLQLLTSILFVESIKSAYTILYLSIKKPKRAGDATSLAEMTKIIPAFIWGFLFFGQALFFSYLGVNHIIQ; translated from the coding sequence TTGACATTAACTAGCTTTCTAATATATTTACTTGCAGCAATCGTCTTGCTGCATATCCCCGTACTGGGAAAATATGTGGCGGTCATTCAAACATTGATCCATGAAATAGGGCATGGACTAATGGCGATTATTTGTGGAGGAAAAGTCAAAAAAATTCATTTATTCGCAAATACAGAGGGCCTTGCCTTCACAATGCATGCTAACTGGTTCTCAAGATTCGTCACAACACTGTCAGGCTATGTGTTTGCATCTGCGTTCTCCTTCTTTTCTATATGGATGATCACAATAGGAGCATATCGTATGCTGTTATTTATATATGTTGGTTTATGTCTTACGGCATTAGTATTGTGGATAAGAAATCTTTATGGTTTTATTTGGATTGTCTGTGCAAGCAGTATTTTTCTCTGGCTTTCGATTTATGGAAGCGCACTGCTGAAGGTTCATGTTCTCCAGCTCCTTACCAGTATTCTGTTTGTTGAATCAATTAAAAGTGCTTATACGATTCTTTATTTAAGCATTAAAAAGCCGAAAAGAGCCGGAGATGCAACAAGTCTTGCTGAAATGACAAAGATAATTCCAGCATTTATTTGGGGCTTTCTGTTTTTTGGACAAGCGCTGTTTTTTAGCTATTTAGGTGTTAATCATATTATTCAGTGA
- a CDS encoding aminodeoxychorismate lyase produces MKPSIISSFAAGLLLAAAVSSVAYFVTKEDAPKAAETTATNTPATEENSEGVETTPTVEEMQDILSSSGYVVQTKEAAEKAESDWQKKVDAAEEKASETESNGDVVFRTSIYVSNGMTSIDVGNALKDADIIKMSGFEFSKEVEKKGVEKYLKPGSYKIDSSMSTNKIISTIFQKQ; encoded by the coding sequence ATGAAGCCTAGTATCATCAGTAGTTTTGCAGCAGGTTTACTCTTAGCAGCAGCAGTCAGCAGCGTTGCCTATTTTGTCACAAAAGAAGATGCACCAAAAGCAGCAGAAACTACAGCTACAAATACTCCAGCAACAGAGGAGAATTCAGAAGGTGTTGAAACAACACCGACTGTCGAAGAGATGCAAGATATACTTTCATCCTCAGGATATGTAGTTCAAACAAAAGAAGCAGCAGAGAAGGCAGAATCAGACTGGCAGAAAAAAGTCGATGCTGCTGAAGAAAAAGCAAGTGAAACTGAGAGCAATGGTGATGTAGTGTTCCGCACTAGCATTTACGTATCAAACGGTATGACAAGTATTGATGTTGGTAACGCATTGAAGGATGCTGACATCATTAAAATGAGCGGCTTTGAATTCTCCAAAGAAGTAGAGAAAAAAGGCGTTGAAAAATACTTGAAACCGGGCTCTTATAAAATTGACAGCTCCATGTCAACAAACAAAATTATATCTACTATTTTCCAAAAACAATAA
- a CDS encoding N-acetylmuramoyl-L-alanine amidase — translation MTKIFIDPGHGGTDSGAVGNGLLEKDLTLKIAKKIQSLLQGYEDVEVRMSRTTDKTLSLDQRTNAANNWNADFLLSIHINAGGGTGYEDYRYNTLAISSRTGKIHATIHNAIMDELTPYNIVDRGTKASDLHVLRESHMDAILTESLFIDTRKDATLLKNEEFLNAVATGHVKGLERAFNLKKKAAVSTYKIKAGDTLWEIEERLNIDHGTLEKLNPNVNPTKLSIGQSIRIK, via the coding sequence ATGACAAAAATTTTTATTGATCCAGGACACGGTGGAACAGATTCTGGAGCTGTTGGGAACGGATTGCTGGAAAAGGATTTAACTTTGAAAATCGCCAAGAAGATTCAAAGCTTGCTTCAAGGATATGAAGACGTTGAGGTGCGGATGAGCCGCACTACAGATAAAACATTATCGCTAGATCAACGGACAAATGCTGCAAATAACTGGAATGCTGACTTTTTATTGTCTATTCATATTAACGCAGGCGGCGGAACAGGCTACGAAGACTATCGTTACAATACACTTGCGATATCAAGCAGAACAGGCAAGATTCATGCGACAATTCATAATGCCATTATGGATGAATTAACACCTTACAACATTGTAGACAGAGGCACAAAAGCATCTGATCTGCATGTATTACGTGAGTCACATATGGATGCCATTTTAACAGAGAGCCTATTTATCGACACACGCAAGGATGCAACCCTTTTGAAAAACGAAGAATTTCTTAATGCAGTTGCAACAGGACATGTAAAAGGACTTGAAAGAGCATTTAATCTGAAGAAAAAAGCAGCCGTGTCAACCTATAAAATTAAAGCAGGAGATACACTTTGGGAAATTGAGGAACGATTAAACATCGATCACGGAACTTTAGAAAAGCTTAATCCAAATGTAAACCCAACTAAGCTTAGTATTGGGCAATCAATTCGAATTAAATAA
- the queC gene encoding 7-cyano-7-deazaguanine synthase QueC, whose protein sequence is MRDEKAVVVFSGGQDSTTCLFWALETFKEVEVVTFNYNQRHKAEIQCAIDIAEEVGVKHHLLDMELLNQLAPNALTRSDIEVKEGENGELPSTFVPGRNLVFLSFASILASQIGAKHIITGVCETDFSGYPDCRDSFVKSLNVTLNLAMDTSFVIHTPLMWLDKAETWKLADELGRLDYVREKTLTCYEGVIGNGCGQCPSCVLRKAGLDKYLQEKEAN, encoded by the coding sequence TTGAGAGATGAAAAAGCAGTAGTAGTTTTTAGTGGCGGTCAAGACAGCACTACATGTTTATTCTGGGCATTGGAAACATTTAAAGAGGTGGAAGTTGTTACCTTTAACTATAATCAAAGACATAAGGCTGAGATTCAATGTGCCATTGATATAGCAGAAGAGGTAGGAGTTAAGCATCATCTATTAGATATGGAATTACTTAATCAATTAGCACCAAATGCTTTAACAAGAAGTGATATTGAAGTCAAAGAAGGCGAAAACGGGGAGCTTCCTTCTACATTTGTGCCAGGAAGAAATCTTGTTTTCTTATCCTTTGCTTCTATCTTGGCAAGCCAAATCGGCGCAAAGCATATTATTACAGGTGTTTGTGAAACAGACTTCAGCGGATATCCAGATTGCCGTGATTCATTTGTTAAATCACTTAATGTGACACTTAATTTGGCAATGGATACTTCTTTTGTTATCCATACACCATTAATGTGGCTTGATAAAGCAGAAACATGGAAGCTTGCTGATGAATTAGGCAGACTTGATTATGTTAGAGAAAAAACATTAACTTGCTATGAAGGTGTTATTGGGAATGGCTGCGGTCAATGTCCGTCCTGTGTTTTGCGAAAGGCTGGATTAGATAAATATCTTCAAGAAAAGGAAGCGAACTGA
- a CDS encoding Fur-regulated basic protein FbpA, whose translation MDFKHASSFQDEKDDLIEKLIALGIYKKEAFHLFELTITELEEVYAQAACNQNDLSQG comes from the coding sequence ATGGACTTTAAACATGCATCGTCTTTTCAAGATGAAAAGGATGATTTGATTGAGAAACTTATAGCACTTGGTATCTATAAAAAAGAGGCTTTTCATTTATTTGAGCTCACGATAACAGAGCTAGAGGAAGTGTATGCACAAGCAGCCTGCAATCAGAATGACTTGAGTCAAGGATAG
- a CDS encoding DUF1796 family putative cysteine peptidase has translation MILNLQELKGSYDLLLGIGSWCGPSLNLRRHNLRRFAFPLDWMVSNSVADVTRLINNKFQGFMEFSNLIQTEGSSSSLDDGVAVMPAQGGTEPVNAHFIYDTFYNITSVHDFPIVPNQDWSVHYPAYKAKLQKRISSLFEKLASSPKVLFVRWGFATQEEAEALYQAISQLRNGLPFNLLIMQPVNGIQTVSDMHWSHPSICAVQVPLEEPNNDAIWDEVYSGLSVTSYWS, from the coding sequence ATGATATTGAATTTACAGGAACTAAAAGGGTCCTATGATTTACTGCTCGGAATTGGCAGCTGGTGCGGACCTTCCTTGAATTTAAGAAGGCATAATTTACGGAGATTTGCCTTTCCTCTTGATTGGATGGTGTCCAACTCAGTTGCAGATGTGACTCGGTTAATTAACAACAAGTTTCAAGGCTTTATGGAATTTTCGAATCTCATTCAGACAGAAGGAAGTTCCAGCTCGCTTGATGATGGTGTAGCAGTTATGCCCGCACAAGGCGGTACAGAACCAGTTAATGCGCACTTTATTTACGATACCTTTTATAACATAACCTCTGTTCATGATTTCCCGATCGTCCCTAATCAAGATTGGTCTGTTCATTATCCGGCTTATAAGGCAAAGCTGCAAAAACGTATCTCCAGCCTTTTTGAAAAGTTGGCAAGCAGCCCGAAAGTGTTGTTTGTAAGATGGGGATTCGCTACACAAGAAGAAGCGGAAGCACTTTATCAGGCCATTTCACAGCTTCGTAATGGACTTCCATTTAATCTGCTAATTATGCAGCCTGTAAACGGGATACAAACTGTTAGTGATATGCATTGGTCACATCCAAGTATTTGTGCTGTGCAAGTCCCTTTGGAGGAGCCAAATAATGACGCTATATGGGACGAGGTATACAGCGGACTGTCTGTTACTAGTTATTGGTCATAA
- a CDS encoding CBO0543 family protein, whose translation MVDRVILASILVISIIIAWRFVPKEKARDAFILYLVIQLITWPTGLLVVEMKWIEYPIQLLPDDNHDYKSSIYFEFFLFPLTAILFNFHYPETKRPLFQILYYLLIAGFFTAIEIMLERYTGLVEYHQWQWYWSYSSVIFVLFLSHTYYQWFKKGLR comes from the coding sequence GTGGTGGATCGAGTCATTTTAGCAAGCATACTTGTTATTAGTATCATCATTGCATGGAGGTTTGTCCCGAAAGAAAAGGCGAGGGATGCCTTCATTTTATATTTGGTTATCCAACTCATAACATGGCCGACAGGGTTGTTGGTTGTAGAAATGAAATGGATCGAATATCCCATCCAATTGCTCCCAGATGATAATCATGATTATAAGTCGAGTATTTATTTTGAGTTTTTTTTGTTTCCATTAACGGCCATTCTTTTTAATTTCCATTACCCTGAAACAAAAAGGCCGCTGTTTCAAATATTATATTATCTTCTGATTGCCGGTTTTTTCACTGCCATTGAAATAATGCTGGAACGGTATACAGGGCTGGTAGAATATCATCAATGGCAATGGTATTGGAGCTACTCAAGTGTTATATTCGTATTATTCTTAAGTCATACTTACTATCAATGGTTTAAAAAAGGATTAAGGTGA
- the queD gene encoding 6-carboxytetrahydropterin synthase QueD produces the protein MDTNFFGFKIVENLQKFGKDIKKEELNYHQKRVLISKEFTFDAAHHLHCYEGKCKNLHGHTYKVILAVSGLTNEIGLVIDFGDLKSIWKDKIEIYLDHRYLNETLPSMNTTAENMVVWMYEKLNAELQQYNNDFQRLRVEYIKLYETPTSFAEARREWMG, from the coding sequence ATGGATACAAATTTCTTCGGCTTTAAAATCGTCGAAAACCTGCAAAAATTCGGCAAAGACATAAAAAAAGAAGAGCTGAATTATCATCAAAAAAGAGTTTTGATTTCAAAGGAATTCACTTTTGATGCAGCCCATCATCTTCATTGCTATGAAGGAAAATGCAAAAACCTTCATGGGCATACTTATAAGGTCATTTTAGCAGTTAGCGGATTAACAAATGAAATTGGGCTTGTTATCGATTTCGGTGACTTAAAAAGTATTTGGAAGGATAAAATCGAAATTTATCTGGACCATCGCTATTTAAATGAAACACTTCCAAGCATGAACACAACGGCAGAAAATATGGTTGTTTGGATGTATGAAAAATTGAATGCTGAGTTACAGCAATACAACAATGACTTCCAGCGCTTAAGAGTGGAATATATAAAGCTTTATGAAACACCAACGAGTTTTGCAGAAGCAAGAAGGGAATGGATGGGATGA
- the queE gene encoding 7-carboxy-7-deazaguanine synthase QueE — MSKIPVLEIFGPTIQGEGMVVGRKTMFIRTAGCDYRCSWCDSAFTWDGTGKDDIVLMTAEEIWDRLYEIGGDCFDHVTISGGNPALLTNLIHFIELAKKKNIQLALETQGSKWQDWFEHIDDLTISPKPPSSGMNTNFAILDDIIEKLSELNNIFSLKVVVFNEADYEYAKQVHKRYPQVPFYLQVGNDDITNGNNEELLHKLLAKYEWLIDLTMNTKEMNAVRVLPQLHALVWGNKRGV; from the coding sequence ATGAGCAAAATACCGGTGCTTGAAATTTTCGGACCGACAATACAAGGAGAAGGCATGGTTGTCGGCCGAAAAACGATGTTTATTCGTACTGCCGGGTGCGATTACCGCTGCTCATGGTGTGATTCTGCTTTTACGTGGGATGGCACTGGAAAGGATGACATCGTCCTGATGACAGCGGAGGAGATTTGGGACAGACTTTATGAAATAGGTGGAGATTGCTTCGATCATGTCACCATTTCAGGCGGCAATCCAGCGCTTCTGACAAATCTTATCCATTTTATTGAATTGGCTAAGAAGAAAAATATCCAATTGGCATTGGAAACACAAGGTAGCAAATGGCAGGATTGGTTCGAGCATATTGATGATTTGACCATTTCCCCTAAGCCGCCAAGCTCTGGAATGAATACTAATTTCGCCATATTGGATGATATTATTGAGAAGTTATCAGAACTTAATAACATATTCAGCTTAAAGGTTGTTGTATTTAATGAGGCTGATTACGAATATGCGAAGCAAGTGCATAAGCGCTACCCGCAAGTACCATTTTATTTGCAGGTCGGAAATGATGATATTACAAACGGCAATAATGAAGAATTGCTTCATAAGCTGTTAGCAAAGTATGAATGGCTTATTGATTTAACAATGAATACAAAAGAAATGAATGCTGTTCGTGTTCTTCCACAACTTCATGCGTTAGTATGGGGAAATAAGAGAGGCGTATAG
- a CDS encoding DUF2809 domain-containing protein, with translation MKRAAIYIAAVIICVLIGLSSRYTNLYPNIIQVHLGDAVWASMIYFGCRLILTSDKIFPAFLYALLFCYFIELSQLYQANWIVQMRSTLIGGLILGKGFLWIDLVRYALGILVAFCIDYFLLKRKTG, from the coding sequence ATGAAGAGAGCAGCAATATATATAGCAGCAGTTATTATTTGTGTACTTATTGGCTTGTCATCAAGATATACAAATCTTTACCCAAACATAATTCAGGTTCATCTTGGTGATGCCGTGTGGGCGAGTATGATTTACTTTGGTTGTAGGCTAATCTTAACTTCTGACAAAATATTTCCCGCATTCCTTTATGCACTTTTATTTTGCTACTTCATTGAATTAAGCCAGTTGTATCAAGCAAATTGGATAGTGCAAATGCGCAGCACATTAATAGGAGGACTTATCTTAGGAAAGGGTTTTTTATGGATCGATTTAGTGCGGTATGCACTTGGGATTTTAGTAGCTTTTTGTATAGATTATTTTCTATTAAAAAGAAAAACGGGCTAA
- a CDS encoding glycoside hydrolase domain-containing protein, with protein sequence MDWKKYLIIATSAFLIILLGIGAFLYSKSNPTAVADSSNATGNVSTENESNQQNTDQTSSNLSVTNNIQNNVSGEAKADIESSIKNEVDSQDADIKNSLTNSISDHAEVTLTNKLESLLNGTLTGSLNNSINNEVTGTGQTKIENNLINNIQLQVNVDVINAITTTSKKPSQTENSNSSNENSSNEEQATEEEASNENNNSSEEEPVYIWGIDSASETTEEFYACVNENFGNPKVVARYLGHNEGVSAGLTSAQIDLIHENDADVLLIHNGFNDATGYDNGVNEAKEAIYLANELGTPDGVAIFADIEPTYPVDAAFIEGWYDEMNASKFEPGIYGVFDSGSELVNTFNQAAENKQEIKDNTFIWSASPSIGVSTEENAPDFNVDAPEGSLAYGWQYGIDAETCNIDTNLFDSKLTDVLWKA encoded by the coding sequence ATGGATTGGAAAAAATATTTAATCATTGCAACTTCGGCTTTCTTGATTATTTTATTGGGAATCGGTGCATTCTTGTATTCAAAATCTAACCCGACAGCTGTTGCGGACAGTTCTAATGCTACTGGCAATGTTAGCACGGAAAATGAGTCTAACCAACAAAACACAGACCAAACAAGTTCAAACCTATCTGTTACGAATAATATCCAAAACAATGTAAGCGGTGAAGCGAAGGCAGATATTGAGAGCTCGATTAAAAATGAGGTAGACAGTCAGGATGCAGACATTAAAAATAGTTTAACAAACTCTATCAGTGATCATGCAGAAGTGACGCTTACCAATAAACTAGAAAGTCTTTTAAACGGTACACTGACTGGTTCTTTGAATAATAGCATCAATAATGAGGTAACTGGCACAGGTCAAACTAAAATAGAAAACAACTTAATTAATAATATTCAGCTTCAAGTTAATGTGGACGTGATTAATGCTATTACAACTACTAGTAAGAAGCCTTCACAAACAGAGAATAGTAATAGCAGCAATGAAAATTCTTCTAATGAGGAGCAAGCAACGGAAGAAGAAGCATCTAATGAAAATAATAATTCCTCCGAGGAAGAGCCTGTTTATATTTGGGGAATTGATTCAGCAAGTGAAACAACAGAAGAGTTTTATGCATGTGTTAACGAGAACTTTGGAAACCCAAAAGTGGTGGCACGCTATTTAGGTCATAATGAAGGCGTTTCAGCAGGCTTAACAAGTGCACAAATTGACTTGATTCATGAAAATGATGCAGATGTTTTGCTTATTCACAATGGCTTTAATGACGCCACAGGCTATGACAATGGTGTAAATGAAGCAAAAGAGGCGATTTATCTGGCAAATGAGCTAGGAACACCTGATGGGGTTGCTATATTTGCAGATATTGAGCCAACCTACCCTGTTGATGCTGCCTTTATTGAAGGCTGGTATGATGAAATGAATGCATCTAAGTTTGAGCCAGGCATCTATGGCGTTTTTGACAGTGGCAGTGAATTAGTAAATACTTTCAACCAAGCTGCTGAAAACAAGCAAGAAATAAAGGATAACACATTTATTTGGTCAGCATCCCCAAGTATTGGCGTATCAACAGAAGAAAATGCACCAGACTTTAATGTGGATGCACCAGAAGGTTCGTTGGCATATGGCTGGCAATATGGAATCGATGCAGAAACATGCAATATTGATACTAATTTGTTTGACAGCAAATTAACAGATGTACTGTGGAAAGCTTAA
- a CDS encoding EAL domain-containing protein: MNDKHLDVKNELEEANLVCDVCVPRAKGYSVFFQDAPSMKLLLDYLKESCSDEYKLVDNTTVWLLEPVFFSFVDYAAVHLSDSDVKAVEADVFNPTKKKRNKKPIHQFAKERETAWIDELIEENRIITHYQPIVRMEENTPTIYGHEFLSRGLNKDGSIIPPFKLFEAARVRNRVFSLDRACRLQSVRNAGIVKDKLIFINFIPTAIYVPEHCLASTFALIKELGVVPSQVVFEVVETDEVQNIEHLKSILSYYRKHGFKYALDDVGTGYNHVDKLEQLEPDVVKLAIDFVNGVSKDKQKQVVAQNVLQRSHSIGALALAEGVEHIDDFYFLKNMGYDLFQGYMFAKPLAVPITDKELQNTMLQQS; this comes from the coding sequence ATGAACGATAAACATCTAGACGTAAAGAATGAATTGGAGGAAGCAAATTTGGTTTGTGATGTATGTGTTCCAAGAGCAAAGGGATATAGTGTTTTTTTTCAAGATGCACCTTCCATGAAACTTCTCTTAGACTATCTCAAGGAAAGCTGTAGTGATGAATATAAATTGGTAGACAATACAACTGTTTGGCTGTTAGAGCCTGTCTTTTTTTCGTTTGTCGATTATGCAGCAGTCCATTTAAGTGATTCTGATGTTAAAGCAGTCGAAGCAGATGTTTTTAATCCAACAAAAAAGAAAAGAAACAAAAAACCGATTCATCAGTTTGCAAAAGAAAGGGAAACTGCTTGGATTGATGAGCTAATAGAAGAAAACAGAATTATAACTCATTATCAGCCAATTGTTCGTATGGAAGAAAACACTCCAACAATTTACGGACATGAATTCCTGTCAAGAGGCTTGAACAAAGACGGTTCCATTATTCCTCCATTTAAACTCTTCGAGGCAGCCAGAGTTCGAAACAGAGTTTTCTCATTAGATCGTGCTTGCCGTCTCCAATCTGTTAGAAATGCTGGTATTGTGAAAGATAAGTTAATTTTCATTAATTTCATCCCGACCGCTATCTATGTTCCTGAACATTGTCTTGCAAGCACCTTTGCTTTGATTAAGGAATTAGGAGTAGTACCTTCACAAGTAGTATTTGAGGTAGTAGAGACAGATGAGGTGCAAAATATAGAGCACTTAAAGTCCATTCTTTCCTACTACCGAAAGCATGGCTTTAAATATGCACTGGATGATGTTGGCACAGGCTACAATCATGTTGATAAATTAGAGCAGCTCGAACCGGATGTAGTGAAGCTAGCAATTGATTTTGTCAATGGTGTCAGCAAGGATAAGCAGAAGCAAGTGGTCGCCCAAAACGTATTACAAAGAAGTCATTCTATTGGAGCACTTGCCCTAGCAGAGGGTGTCGAGCATATCGACGATTTTTACTTTCTAAAAAACATGGGATACGATTTATTTCAAGGATATATGTTTGCAAAGCCTTTAGCAGTACCAATAACAGATAAAGAACTGCAGAATACGATGCTGCAGCAGTCTTAA
- a CDS encoding CBO0543 family protein, which translates to MQKEAWILLILWTAALIVLFRYFRKSNKRLAQMVFLCSQSIAWVYEFIQIKLHLVKFPYREFPFATDLSFSLHYMIFPTIGMLFILHYPQRAKKGRVLVHFLVFGLIIPTYSVIVERTTSLVEYLHWNWLLGFCSSIMMLAILRIVACWFQKGMVTEKSI; encoded by the coding sequence ATGCAAAAAGAAGCTTGGATATTACTCATTTTATGGACTGCTGCACTTATCGTATTATTTCGCTATTTTCGAAAAAGCAATAAACGACTGGCACAGATGGTTTTTCTGTGTTCACAGTCCATTGCATGGGTTTATGAATTTATTCAAATTAAACTGCATCTCGTCAAATTTCCATATAGAGAATTTCCATTTGCCACCGATTTGAGTTTTTCACTACATTATATGATTTTTCCAACAATAGGAATGCTATTTATACTTCATTATCCGCAACGCGCAAAAAAGGGAAGGGTATTGGTTCATTTTTTGGTATTTGGGCTCATCATTCCGACATACAGTGTTATCGTAGAAAGGACGACCTCCTTAGTAGAATATCTGCATTGGAATTGGCTGTTAGGTTTTTGTTCTAGTATTATGATGCTAGCAATCCTGAGAATAGTTGCGTGTTGGTTTCAAAAAGGGATGGTTACAGAAAAATCAATATAG
- the corA gene encoding magnesium/cobalt transporter CorA: MIQIIGITYENKLEGSISLNNVDMTKFKWYWVDFSEPTEDEIRHLTDTFHFHPLAVEDCIHRLQRPKLDYYENHAFYVTHILRIEEKEIVKEELDMFVGDAGIVTFHFSPTIEVTQVWSNLLSHQHAEKWDPYYVFYHILDKLVDNYFPLIYSLEDELDKIEDNTQNISMNDLMEELFDVRYMLLNLRHTVHPMRDLLYRMLNSHHLGGIKERREYFSDIYDHLLKLSEMVMSNREMTADIRDSYLSLNSHQTNNVMKVLTIITSIFSPLTFIAGIYGMNFKNMPELTWHYGYYFSLAFMAAMGVLMILWFRRKGWFK; this comes from the coding sequence GTGATTCAGATTATTGGCATTACATATGAAAATAAACTAGAAGGAAGTATTTCCTTAAATAATGTCGATATGACTAAGTTTAAATGGTACTGGGTTGATTTTAGTGAACCGACAGAGGATGAAATCAGACATCTTACCGATACATTTCATTTTCATCCACTTGCTGTTGAGGACTGCATCCATCGTTTGCAGCGGCCAAAGCTTGATTATTATGAAAATCATGCCTTTTATGTCACACATATTTTACGTATTGAAGAGAAAGAAATCGTTAAAGAAGAGCTTGATATGTTTGTTGGCGATGCTGGAATTGTCACCTTTCATTTTTCACCAACAATCGAGGTAACTCAAGTGTGGAGCAATTTATTATCCCATCAGCATGCAGAAAAATGGGACCCATATTATGTGTTTTATCACATACTGGATAAGCTTGTTGATAATTATTTTCCGCTTATCTACAGTTTAGAGGACGAACTCGATAAGATTGAGGATAATACGCAAAATATCTCGATGAACGATTTAATGGAGGAGCTTTTTGATGTAAGGTATATGCTGCTGAATTTAAGGCATACTGTGCACCCGATGCGTGATTTATTATACCGGATGCTGAACTCTCATCATTTAGGCGGAATTAAAGAACGCAGAGAATATTTTTCTGACATTTATGATCACTTGTTAAAACTCTCAGAGATGGTGATGTCAAATCGCGAAATGACAGCAGATATCCGCGATAGCTATTTGTCTTTGAACTCCCATCAAACAAATAATGTGATGAAGGTGCTCACCATCATCACCTCGATCTTTTCTCCATTAACATTCATTGCTGGTATTTACGGCATGAACTTTAAGAATATGCCTGAATTAACCTGGCATTATGGCTATTATTTTTCGCTTGCCTTCATGGCAGCAATGGGAGTATTGATGATATTGTGGTTTAGGAGGAAGGGCTGGTTTAAATAA